The Sebastes fasciatus isolate fSebFas1 chromosome 13, fSebFas1.pri, whole genome shotgun sequence genome includes a region encoding these proteins:
- the LOC141780043 gene encoding amine oxidase [copper-containing] 3-like, which translates to MVSQTIVNVLKCLLVLVVVASLIGNCVLIWLNTQRTPQCPAQQGNPVQPAEHNERSNVFADLSVEEFLQVRDYITKIPGMNISIEPSSPPSVDYLYMIDLSLPKKQDVLHHLDTNGPKPAREATAVVFHGSKNNIKEYVVGPLPNPSYHRDVTFERYKREIPLTARPMHFGEQIYIKMFLQDVLKPVSMLLNESFGIDASAYPTYYDTMPRGLKSGDRQTWISIFRNEEGYYIHPVGFEIFFNHQSTNYLTWHVIKVLYNGQYFDSIMDLKQQYEAGSVRKIIYKPVPNYASLKPKQKPSGIGPQQFNVQGKRFSVKNNHIVYLDWSFAFGLNPLTGMRVFDVRFRGERIIYELSVQEAMSVYGSVTPNAMLTKFLDGSIGIGRCAYELVRGVDCPYSATYIDTFHFQDTGVPRRLRNSICVFEHDLGQPLRRHFSESVFTSYGGLANSALVFRTITAIANYDYMWDFIFYQSGSVEAKVHATGYIFSSFALKDNFPFGDQVAENVTGNIHTHFINFKVDIDVLGVKNVFQTKDMEFVNVSLPWMPERHAMIPKIVEKQLQTEQEAALRHDTKTPRYLHIASNKTNRWGHPRSYRLQVFSFTGDHLPESQPEERAMSWARYKVAITKQKDSEQSSGSLYNQEDIWTPVVDFSKYIEDNESIENQDLVAWVTTGFLHIPHAEDIPNTVTVGNGGGVLLRPHNYFDEDPSIHSADGVYIAPGSEDSCDNNKMACIAQETCSPVLDPFTYHGFEFEFGRGRN; encoded by the exons ATGGTCTCTCAGACTATTGTCAACGTCCTAAAATGCCTTCTGGTTCTTGTAGTGGTTGCCTCGTTGATAGGTAACTGTGTCCTGATATGGCTCAACACCCAACGCACTCCACAGTGCCCTGCGCAACAGGGAAACCCGGTCCAACCTGCGGAGCACAATGAGCGCAGCAACGTCTTTGCTGATCTCTCGGTGGAAGAGTTTCTACAGGTGCGTGACTACATAACCAAGATCCCAGGGATGAACATCTCCATTGAACCATCATCACCTCCTTCAGTTGACTACCTGTATATGATCGATCTCTCCCTGCCAAAAAAACAGGATGTTTTGCACCATCTGGATACCAATGGGCCAAAACCAGCAAGAGAGGCAACTGCTGTGGTTTTTCATGGCTCGAAAAACAACATAAAGGAATATGTAGTCGGCCCTCTCCCTAACCCGTCCTACCACCGAGATGTCACGTTTGAGAGATATAAAAGGGAGATCCCTTTGACTGCACGCCCAATGCATTTTGGGGAACaaatttatataaaaatgtttctgCAAGATGTACTTAAACCGGTCAGTATGCTGCTGAATGAGAGTTTTGGTATAGATGCATCCGCATACCCTACCTACTACGACACCATGCCCAGAGGACTCAAGTCAGGGGACAGACAGACCTGGATTTCAATCTTTCGAAATGAGGAGGGCTACTACATCCACCCTGTGGGCTTTGAGATCTTCTTCAACCACCAAAGCACCAATTATTTGACCTGGCATGTGATTAAAGTGCTTTATAATGGTCAGTACTTTGACAGTATAATGGATCTGAAGCAGCAATACGAGGCAGGTTCTGTGAGGAAAATCATCTACAAACCTGTGCCGAATTACGCCTCACTCAAACCCAAACAGAAACCCTCAGGCATTGGACCCCAGCAGTTTAATGTACAAGGCAAGCGATTTAGTGTGAAGAACAACCACATTGTATACCTTGACTGGAGCTTTGCCTTTGGTCTGAACCCGCTAACAGGCATGAGAGTTTTTGATGTTCGTTTTAGAGGAGAGAGGATTATCTATGAGCTAAGCGTTCAAGAGGCCATGTCAGTCTACGGGTCCGTCACCCCAAATGCCATGCTCACCAAGTTCCTTGATGGCAGCATTGGCATTGGTCGATGTGCCTATGAGTTGGTCAGGGGCGTCGACTGCCCTTATTCAGCCACTTACATTGACACTTTCCATTTCCAGGACACCGGTGTTCCACGCCGACTCAGAAACTCAATTTGCGTCTTTGAGCATGACCTGGGCCAGCCTCTACGGAGGCACTTCTCAGAGTCTGTCTTCACCAGTTATGGAGGACTCGCAAACAGCGCTTTAGTGTTCAGGACAATCACAGCTATAGCAAACTACGACTACATGTGGGATTTCATTTTCTACCAGAGCGGCTCAGTGGAGGCCAAGGTGCATGCCACCGGCTACATCTTCTCGTCCTTTGCACTGAAGGACAATTTTCCATTCGGTGACCaagtagcagaaaatgtcaCTGGAAATATCCACACCCATTTCATCAACTTTAAAGTGGATATTGATGTTTTAG GAGTGAAGAATGTATTCCAGACCAAAGACATGGAATTTGTGAATGTCTCGCTGCCCTGGATGCCTGAACGCCATGCCATGATCCCTAAGATAGTGGAGAAACAGCTTCAAACAGAGCAG GAGGCAGCTCTGCGCCACGACACCAAGACTCCTCGCTACCTCCACATCGCCAGCAACAAGACCAACCGCTGGGGTCACCCGCGCTCCTACAGGCTGCAGGTGTTCAGTTTCACCGGGGACCACCTCCCAGAGAGCCAGCCCGAGGAGAGGGCCATGTCCTGGGCCAG GTATAAGGTCGCTATCACGAAGCAGAAGGACTCGGAGCAGAGCTCTGGCAGTCTGTACAATCAGGAGGACATCTGGACTCCAGTTGTCGACTTTAGCAAGTACATTGAAGACAACGAAAGCATTGAAAACCAG GACCTGGTTGCCTGGGTGACCACCGGCTTCCTCCACATCCCCCACGCCGAGGACATCCCCAACACAGTAACCGTGGGCAATGGAGGCGGGGTCCTGCTGCGACCCCACAACTACTTTGACGAGGACCCGTCCATCCACTCTGCTGATGGGGTGTACATTGCCCCGGGCAGCGAGGACAGCTGTGACAACAATAAGATGGCCTGCATTGCTCAAGAGACCTGCAGCCCCGTCCTTGATCCCTTCACCTACCACggttttgaatttgaattcGGGAGAGGGAGGAATTAA